The Acidimicrobiia bacterium genome contains a region encoding:
- a CDS encoding alpha/beta fold hydrolase, giving the protein MSTDSLSYRSTGNGPLAVFLHGFPMDHRLWDQVVAHLGGLRRCVAVDLPGCGASSMDGASSIDEIADRVASLIAELGEAADVVGLSMGGYVQLALYERHPQTVRSLALMDTRSEADTEEGRAGRMALIQEVEASGVGGLADRLAEGLPSAAAAPWVKRRIRTMAEDSPRSGVAAALHAMAYRPDRTALLGSIAVPVLVLVGSEDELTPPEGARRMAGAVPGASFVEVPGAGHVPPLERPSAVVEALREFWKAGGSSGL; this is encoded by the coding sequence ATGTCAACAGATTCACTTTCGTATCGCTCGACCGGCAACGGGCCGCTCGCCGTGTTTCTGCACGGCTTCCCGATGGACCATCGGCTCTGGGATCAGGTAGTTGCCCACCTGGGCGGCTTGAGACGGTGTGTTGCGGTCGACCTGCCCGGTTGTGGCGCATCTTCGATGGACGGTGCCTCTTCGATTGACGAAATTGCAGATCGGGTGGCTTCGCTCATCGCGGAACTCGGAGAAGCAGCAGACGTAGTCGGATTGTCGATGGGCGGCTACGTGCAGTTGGCTCTCTACGAACGCCATCCGCAGACGGTTCGATCACTTGCTCTGATGGATACGCGCTCTGAGGCCGACACAGAGGAGGGGCGTGCCGGGAGGATGGCGCTCATCCAGGAGGTCGAGGCCTCCGGAGTCGGGGGGTTGGCGGACAGGCTGGCCGAAGGATTGCCATCCGCCGCCGCAGCCCCCTGGGTGAAGAGACGCATACGCACCATGGCGGAGGATTCCCCGCGCTCCGGTGTCGCGGCCGCCCTGCACGCGATGGCGTACCGACCCGACCGAACGGCCCTCCTCGGGTCGATCGCCGTTCCGGTCCTGGTACTGGTGGGCAGCGAAGACGAGTTGACTCCGCCGGAGGGGGCTCGCAGGATGGCCGGTGCTGTGCCCGGGGCCAGCTTCGTCGAGGTTCCCGGCGCCGGACACGTTCCGCCCCTGGAGCGTCCGTCTGCGGTGGTGGAGGCGCTGCGAGAGTTCTGGAAGGCGGGGGGAAGTTCTGGGCTCTAG
- a CDS encoding DUF4339 domain-containing protein yields MTERTWFYLVGSGPVGPVAEPVVRRLASAGHLFTESFVWTDGMAAWTPLGEVDAFEGLARPAPQGHVPPSPDRFADLPAGRSRWAGVAANLGWLSVLLLPAPLAVAAGVTALREILGSEARVGRRLGGTPQAVFGITMGTVFTAVLVWAITAAALR; encoded by the coding sequence ATGACGGAGCGAACCTGGTTCTACCTCGTCGGTAGTGGCCCCGTGGGGCCGGTCGCAGAACCGGTCGTTCGCCGTTTGGCTTCCGCCGGGCACCTCTTCACGGAGTCATTCGTCTGGACCGACGGTATGGCGGCCTGGACGCCGTTGGGCGAGGTGGATGCTTTCGAAGGGCTGGCACGTCCGGCTCCGCAAGGCCATGTTCCACCGTCACCGGATCGATTTGCCGACCTGCCCGCCGGGCGTTCCCGTTGGGCCGGCGTTGCCGCCAACCTGGGTTGGCTCAGCGTCCTGTTGCTGCCGGCCCCGCTGGCGGTGGCGGCCGGCGTGACGGCACTGCGCGAGATACTCGGATCGGAGGCTCGCGTCGGCCGCCGGTTGGGTGGAACCCCGCAGGCCGTCTTCGGCATCACGATGGGTACGGTCTTCACCGCTGTATTGGTCTGGGCGATCACAGCCGCCGCCCTCCGCTGA
- a CDS encoding pyridoxal phosphate-dependent aminotransferase yields the protein MHRISDRIGSIAESATMAVTAKAKVLKAQGIDVIGFGAGEPDFPTPEHIVEAAVVACRDPKMHKYGPAAGMPELREAVAAKTLRDSGYEASPGNVLITNGGKHAVFAALATIVDPGDEVLLPAPYWVTYPEAIGLAGGVPIVLATDDSTGFQVTVDQLEAARTEHTKALIFVSPSNPTGAVYPPEEIAAIGRWAAEHDVWVITDEIYEHLVYGETAFSSMAGLVPELQDRCIIVNGVAKTYAMTGWRVGWMVGPPDVIKAAANLQSHSTSNVANVSQAAALAALTGPVEPVEEMRKAFDRRRRKMYSMLSGINGVEVLEPQGAFYAFPSFEALLGNDIGGHRPTSTLELAGLILEEAHVAIVPGEAFGAPGFSRLSYALGDSDLERGVGRLADFLAM from the coding sequence ATGCACCGCATCTCAGATCGCATCGGTTCGATCGCCGAATCGGCAACGATGGCCGTTACCGCCAAAGCGAAAGTGCTCAAGGCGCAAGGTATCGACGTGATCGGATTCGGCGCAGGAGAACCGGATTTCCCAACTCCGGAGCACATCGTGGAGGCCGCGGTCGTTGCCTGCCGCGACCCCAAGATGCACAAGTACGGCCCGGCCGCCGGTATGCCGGAACTCCGGGAAGCGGTGGCAGCCAAGACGCTGCGGGATTCCGGTTATGAAGCCTCTCCGGGAAACGTCCTGATCACCAACGGCGGCAAGCACGCCGTCTTCGCGGCGCTTGCCACAATCGTCGACCCGGGCGACGAAGTGTTGCTCCCGGCTCCCTACTGGGTCACCTATCCGGAGGCGATTGGTCTGGCCGGTGGTGTGCCGATCGTCCTGGCCACCGACGATTCAACCGGTTTCCAGGTGACCGTAGATCAACTCGAAGCCGCCAGGACGGAGCACACCAAGGCTTTGATCTTCGTATCCCCGTCCAACCCGACCGGGGCCGTCTATCCCCCGGAGGAGATAGCAGCCATCGGGCGGTGGGCGGCCGAGCATGACGTGTGGGTGATCACGGACGAGATCTACGAGCACCTGGTCTACGGTGAGACCGCCTTCTCATCCATGGCGGGGCTGGTCCCGGAGCTACAGGATCGCTGCATCATCGTCAACGGTGTGGCAAAGACCTATGCCATGACCGGATGGCGGGTCGGCTGGATGGTGGGGCCCCCGGACGTCATAAAGGCCGCAGCCAACCTTCAGTCCCACTCGACCTCAAACGTCGCCAACGTTTCACAAGCCGCGGCACTGGCCGCATTGACCGGACCGGTGGAACCGGTCGAGGAGATGCGAAAGGCGTTCGACCGCCGGCGCCGGAAGATGTACTCGATGCTGAGCGGCATAAACGGGGTAGAAGTGCTCGAACCGCAGGGGGCTTTCTACGCTTTCCCGTCGTTCGAGGCACTGCTCGGCAACGACATCGGCGGGCATCGTCCGACCTCGACCCTGGAACTCGCCGGGCTGATACTCGAGGAAGCCCACGTGGCGATCGTTCCCGGCGAGGCGTTCGGTGCCCCCGGGTTCTCCCGCCTTTCGTACGCCCTCGGCGATTCCGACCTGGAGAGAGGGGTCGGCCGGCTCGCCGATTTCCTGGCTATGTGA
- a CDS encoding MFS transporter produces MSARPIDETTYRKRIRAWTMYDWANSAFATTILAAVLPAYYSEVAGASLPSAAVATAYWTTTLSISLIIVALISPILGTIADVMRGKKKLLSIFVGVGVLGTGLLVLVGTGDWLLASAFFIVGRVGFAAGNVFYDSLLPHVARDQDQDAVSARGYAIGYLGGGLLLAANVVMIFVLGSETGARLSFLSVAIWWAVFSIPILRRVPEPPSAGGDLRPGSTIIRASFSRLGDTLQNIRQYKELFKYLIAFLIYNDGIGTIIGVAVIYGAELGFGTTELILAILLVQFVGIPFSLIFGRIPKGDDANRATFLAFIVFNIVALPLVGIVGARALPSDSVGAAPDAYTASGSSVGEGTYGITDGAVELSGRWDVVGTEAVAEQTTGLSDAAGAVTPYFLVTAVVGLALAWAVARRRRAAGATTPPWSVIGVATVGLVALLIAALGQLIVLTASDPIPYAATADEAAEASFDFNGRQVKLTHRTGPDHGIWSVEIDGQPLFEDDELVEIDAVNETLRYGVRSTIDAGSSGLHTLTIRSTGGTVAIGEFEVLPPVRSSNLGFILGSLLVVELAGLALAVLFGKRLFGGVADAMTTKRAIILALIAYAFIAIWGFFLDAVIEFWYLAWMVAVVQGGSQALSRSLYSSMSPTSVSGEFFGFFSVMSKFSSILGPVIFAGAVALFGNSRPAVLSLIVFFIVGIALLQRVDVDEGRRVAMEADRRLLGEDREDGQ; encoded by the coding sequence ATGAGCGCACGACCGATCGATGAGACGACCTACAGAAAGCGCATCCGTGCGTGGACGATGTACGACTGGGCGAACTCCGCGTTCGCCACGACGATCCTCGCAGCCGTGCTTCCCGCCTACTACAGCGAGGTTGCGGGGGCCAGTCTCCCGAGCGCGGCCGTCGCCACCGCCTACTGGACCACCACACTCAGCATCTCATTGATCATTGTCGCCCTCATCTCACCGATCCTCGGCACGATCGCAGATGTGATGCGCGGGAAGAAGAAACTCCTATCGATCTTCGTGGGAGTCGGTGTTCTCGGCACGGGACTGCTCGTGCTGGTCGGGACCGGCGACTGGCTCCTCGCCTCTGCGTTCTTCATCGTCGGCCGGGTCGGATTCGCGGCCGGCAACGTTTTCTACGACTCGCTGCTCCCGCACGTCGCGCGCGATCAAGACCAGGACGCGGTCTCGGCGCGCGGTTATGCCATCGGGTACCTGGGCGGCGGCCTCTTGCTCGCCGCCAACGTGGTCATGATCTTCGTACTCGGATCCGAGACGGGTGCTCGCCTGTCTTTCCTGTCTGTGGCGATCTGGTGGGCGGTCTTCTCCATTCCGATACTTCGCCGCGTACCGGAGCCACCCTCGGCCGGCGGCGACCTGCGCCCCGGCAGCACGATCATTCGTGCCAGCTTCTCGAGACTGGGCGACACCCTCCAGAACATCAGGCAATACAAGGAACTCTTCAAGTACCTGATTGCCTTTCTCATCTACAACGACGGCATCGGAACGATCATCGGGGTGGCGGTCATCTACGGCGCCGAACTCGGTTTCGGCACCACCGAATTGATCCTCGCCATTCTCCTGGTCCAGTTCGTCGGGATTCCGTTCAGTCTCATCTTCGGTCGGATACCGAAGGGCGACGATGCGAATCGCGCCACCTTCCTCGCCTTCATCGTCTTCAACATCGTCGCCTTGCCGCTGGTGGGTATCGTCGGTGCTCGAGCGTTGCCCTCAGACTCGGTCGGAGCGGCACCCGACGCCTACACCGCCTCCGGCTCATCGGTCGGTGAGGGCACGTACGGCATCACCGACGGGGCAGTCGAGTTGTCCGGCCGGTGGGACGTGGTCGGCACGGAAGCAGTCGCCGAGCAGACGACAGGTCTCAGCGATGCCGCAGGGGCGGTCACTCCGTACTTCCTGGTGACGGCCGTCGTGGGACTGGCGCTGGCCTGGGCGGTGGCGCGCCGCCGGCGGGCCGCCGGAGCGACGACACCCCCTTGGTCGGTGATCGGCGTCGCCACCGTTGGCCTCGTTGCCCTGCTGATCGCTGCCCTGGGACAGTTGATCGTGCTCACCGCCTCCGACCCTATTCCCTATGCCGCCACGGCCGACGAGGCGGCCGAAGCCTCCTTCGATTTCAACGGCCGGCAGGTCAAACTCACGCACCGTACCGGACCCGACCACGGCATCTGGTCTGTCGAGATCGATGGGCAGCCGCTCTTCGAAGATGACGAGTTGGTCGAGATCGATGCCGTCAACGAGACCCTTCGGTACGGTGTTCGCAGCACCATCGATGCCGGCTCCTCGGGCCTCCACACTCTGACCATACGGTCGACCGGGGGTACGGTCGCCATCGGGGAGTTCGAGGTCCTACCCCCCGTCAGGTCCAGCAATCTAGGGTTCATTCTCGGCAGCCTGCTGGTCGTCGAACTGGCAGGACTGGCGCTTGCCGTCCTCTTCGGCAAGCGACTATTCGGCGGCGTTGCAGACGCAATGACCACCAAGCGGGCGATCATCCTGGCGCTAATCGCCTACGCATTCATCGCCATCTGGGGATTCTTCCTCGATGCTGTGATCGAGTTCTGGTATCTCGCCTGGATGGTGGCGGTGGTTCAGGGAGGAAGTCAGGCGCTCAGCCGCAGCCTCTATTCATCGATGTCTCCAACCTCGGTGAGCGGCGAGTTCTTCGGGTTCTTTTCGGTGATGTCGAAGTTCTCGTCGATCCTCGGACCGGTGATCTTCGCCGGCGCGGTAGCCCTATTCGGCAACAGCCGGCCGGCAGTCCTGAGCCTCATCGTCTTCTTCATAGTGGGTATTGCCCTGCTTCAGCGAGTCGACGTCGATGAGGGGCGCAGGGTTGCAATGGAAGCCGACAGGCGCCTTTTGGGCGAAGACCGGGAGGACGGGCAGTGA
- a CDS encoding YtxH domain-containing protein, which translates to METLKGWFGKAKETAGEAMDKVEDLGEKAAPVVGKAKEAAGEAFEKAKDLAGEIKDKVEDKIDDMRGEGDEPAGAVEEAAEGAADSAEAKVDEVKDQLDG; encoded by the coding sequence ATGGAAACTCTCAAAGGCTGGTTCGGCAAGGCCAAGGAAACTGCCGGCGAGGCGATGGACAAGGTCGAGGATCTCGGCGAGAAGGCCGCGCCCGTGGTCGGCAAGGCCAAGGAAGCAGCGGGCGAAGCCTTCGAGAAGGCCAAGGATCTCGCCGGTGAGATCAAAGACAAGGTCGAGGACAAGATCGATGACATGCGCGGCGAGGGCGACGAACCCGCCGGTGCCGTGGAAGAGGCTGCCGAAGGCGCCGCCGACTCAGCAGAGGCCAAGGTCGACGAGGTCAAGGACCAACTCGACGGCTGA
- the pruA gene encoding L-glutamate gamma-semialdehyde dehydrogenase produces the protein MFEPFANEPYSDFSIDENAAAYRAAIEGVRAELGGHYPLIIGGEAVDTDDRIESVNPAKPSEVVGTVAAATPELAGRAIEAAWKGFAEWSAMTAEARARTVMKLAAILRRRKLEFSAWQTLEASKNYSEAEADVAEAIDFVDYYARQALALARPVAVSSFPNEENESHLIPLGVGVIIPPWNFPLAILAGMTIGPVAAGNAVVVKPASTTPVIAAQFMTAVEEAGFPAGVINFLPGAGSLVGDTLVDHPRTRFINFTGSKEVGLRIAERSSKVNPGQIWLKRAYMEMGGKDAQVVDETADLEAAARAAVAGAFGFQGQKCSACSRLIVVDEVHDEVLDKVVRYASELSIGPATENNQVTAVISGGQHRTVLEEIEKGRQEARLVLGGSAVELDGGYYIEPTIFADVDPEHRLAQFEIFGPVLSVIRSRDFEHAVEIANGTEYGLTGGVFTRRRDRIEYARRNFHVGNLYINRKITGALVAVQPFGGFNMSGSNAKAGGPDYLRLFMEMKTVAERW, from the coding sequence GTGTTCGAACCGTTCGCCAATGAGCCGTACAGCGATTTCTCCATCGATGAGAATGCCGCCGCCTACCGCGCCGCCATCGAGGGTGTGCGCGCGGAGCTCGGCGGCCATTACCCGTTGATCATCGGCGGTGAGGCTGTCGATACCGACGATCGCATCGAGAGCGTCAACCCCGCCAAGCCTTCGGAGGTCGTGGGTACTGTGGCGGCTGCGACGCCGGAGCTCGCAGGACGAGCGATCGAGGCAGCTTGGAAGGGGTTCGCCGAATGGTCGGCGATGACTGCAGAAGCCCGCGCCAGAACCGTGATGAAGCTGGCGGCCATCCTGCGGAGGCGCAAGCTGGAGTTCTCGGCATGGCAGACTCTCGAGGCTTCGAAGAACTACTCCGAAGCTGAGGCCGACGTTGCCGAAGCCATCGACTTCGTCGACTACTACGCCCGGCAGGCCCTGGCACTCGCCCGGCCGGTGGCGGTCTCCTCCTTTCCCAATGAGGAGAACGAGTCACATCTGATTCCGCTCGGCGTGGGGGTGATCATCCCGCCGTGGAACTTCCCGCTGGCGATACTGGCAGGGATGACCATCGGTCCCGTTGCCGCCGGCAACGCAGTGGTGGTCAAGCCCGCCTCGACGACTCCGGTCATTGCCGCACAGTTCATGACGGCCGTGGAGGAAGCAGGGTTTCCGGCCGGAGTCATCAACTTCCTGCCGGGCGCCGGCAGTCTGGTCGGGGACACGCTGGTCGACCACCCGCGCACCCGCTTCATCAACTTCACCGGATCCAAGGAAGTGGGCCTGCGCATCGCCGAGCGGTCCTCGAAGGTGAATCCCGGCCAGATTTGGCTCAAACGTGCCTATATGGAGATGGGTGGAAAAGATGCGCAGGTCGTCGACGAGACGGCAGACCTCGAGGCGGCGGCCCGCGCCGCGGTAGCAGGCGCCTTCGGGTTCCAGGGTCAGAAGTGCTCTGCCTGTTCCCGGCTGATAGTCGTCGACGAGGTGCACGACGAGGTTCTCGACAAGGTTGTGCGATACGCCTCCGAACTCTCTATCGGTCCTGCAACGGAGAACAATCAGGTAACCGCCGTCATCAGCGGAGGCCAGCATCGGACGGTTCTCGAGGAGATCGAGAAGGGAAGGCAAGAAGCCAGGCTCGTTCTGGGAGGGTCGGCGGTCGAGTTGGACGGTGGCTACTACATCGAACCGACGATCTTCGCCGATGTCGATCCGGAACATCGGCTCGCCCAGTTCGAGATCTTCGGGCCGGTCCTGTCCGTGATCCGGTCACGCGACTTCGAACATGCCGTCGAAATCGCCAACGGAACTGAATACGGCCTGACCGGCGGCGTGTTCACCAGGCGACGCGATCGTATCGAGTACGCCCGCCGCAACTTCCACGTCGGCAACCTCTACATAAACCGGAAGATCACGGGAGCTTTGGTGGCGGTTCAGCCGTTCGGCGGTTTCAACATGTCCGGTTCCAATGCCAAGGCAGGCGGCCCCGACTATCTACGACTGTTCATGGAGATGAAGACCGTCGCCGAGCGCTGGTGA
- a CDS encoding FAD-dependent oxidoreductase, protein MPERLVVVGGDAAGMSAASQARRRRRPDELEIIVLEKGGYVSYSACGEPYYVSGDVEDFEDLKVRTPEQFWKVSIDARLHHEATAIDTDAGKVTFRGPAGEETIGYDHLLYATGSESLRPPIEGVDLEGVYELRTLDDAKTLRAVATGGARKAVVVGGGYIGLEVAEALNTLGLETTIVTMMPTVLERTFDPDMGARVGDRLQEMGIELITGHKVECLEGRDGKVVGAGCFDRSIQADLVVLALGSRPATRIAAEAGIPLGASGGVTVDDHQRTSVDGVWSAGDCADAFHRISGSPVNVHLGTVANKAGRVAGINLGGGDATFPGILGTAITKVHDFEIARTGLTEFEAGSAGFDCVAAEVGSSTAAHYWPGSSPMRIKMVAERGTTRLLGAQIIGGPGAGKRIDTVASALWSGMTASDLAMVDLAYSPPFSGVWDPVNIAARKVAATAAKG, encoded by the coding sequence ATGCCTGAACGACTGGTAGTCGTCGGGGGAGATGCAGCGGGGATGTCCGCAGCCAGCCAGGCTCGACGTCGCCGCAGACCCGATGAACTCGAGATCATCGTGCTGGAGAAAGGCGGCTACGTCAGCTATTCGGCCTGCGGTGAGCCGTACTACGTGTCGGGTGATGTCGAGGACTTCGAGGACCTCAAGGTTCGGACTCCCGAACAGTTCTGGAAGGTCTCGATCGACGCCCGCCTTCATCACGAGGCCACCGCCATCGACACGGACGCAGGAAAGGTGACCTTCCGGGGGCCTGCCGGTGAGGAGACGATCGGATACGACCACCTCCTGTACGCCACGGGATCCGAGTCGTTGCGCCCCCCGATCGAGGGCGTCGACCTCGAAGGTGTGTACGAGTTGCGAACCCTCGATGACGCAAAGACGCTGCGGGCGGTGGCAACCGGCGGTGCTCGCAAGGCAGTAGTCGTCGGCGGCGGATACATAGGACTCGAGGTAGCCGAAGCCCTCAACACTCTCGGGTTGGAGACCACGATCGTCACGATGATGCCGACCGTGTTGGAGCGAACCTTCGACCCGGACATGGGGGCCAGGGTCGGTGACCGCCTGCAGGAGATGGGCATCGAGTTGATCACCGGGCACAAGGTCGAGTGCCTCGAAGGTCGCGACGGAAAGGTCGTCGGGGCGGGCTGTTTCGACCGGAGCATTCAGGCAGACCTGGTTGTTCTGGCTCTCGGAAGCCGGCCTGCCACCAGAATCGCCGCCGAGGCGGGCATTCCCCTCGGGGCATCGGGGGGCGTCACCGTGGACGACCATCAACGCACATCAGTGGACGGCGTGTGGTCCGCCGGAGACTGTGCTGATGCGTTCCACCGTATCAGCGGATCACCGGTCAACGTTCATCTGGGTACGGTCGCCAACAAGGCCGGCCGAGTGGCAGGGATCAACCTCGGTGGGGGCGACGCCACCTTCCCGGGGATCCTCGGGACTGCGATAACCAAGGTGCACGATTTCGAGATCGCCCGTACCGGCCTGACCGAATTCGAAGCCGGGTCGGCCGGGTTCGACTGCGTTGCGGCGGAGGTCGGTAGCAGCACCGCCGCCCACTACTGGCCCGGTTCTTCTCCGATGCGAATCAAGATGGTTGCTGAGAGAGGGACCACCAGGCTCCTCGGAGCCCAGATCATCGGCGGGCCGGGTGCGGGGAAACGCATCGACACGGTTGCGAGCGCGTTGTGGAGTGGAATGACGGCGTCGGATCTGGCAATGGTCGATCTGGCCTACTCACCGCCCTTCTCGGGCGTGTGGGACCCGGTGAATATAGCGGCGCGGAAGGTGGCCGCGACAGCCGCAAAGGGTTAG
- the serC gene encoding phosphoserine transaminase: protein MPGQIEIPQDLLPADGRFGSGPAKVRSEALESLLSVGSGYLGTSHRRPAVKDVVGRIRSGLRSLYSLPDGYEVVLGVGGATAFWDVAVFGLIEERSEHLVFGEFSGKFAASVARAPHLRDPLIVESPPGTHPQVAPDPSVDTYALTHNETTTGVMMPVGRPDAPGIVVVDATSAAGAMPVEAGEFDVYYFSPQKAFGSEGGLWVALMSPAALRRAESIDDSGRYAPPFLDLPAAIDNSRKDQTVNTPALATLFLLAGQIEWMIERGGLAWSAGRAVENAAAVYGWAESVPYADPFVAEPAERSPVTATIDFVGVDALALAAILRSNGIVDVEPYRKLGRNQLRIGMWPSIPIEDIEALIASIGYVVSALDS from the coding sequence ATGCCCGGCCAAATCGAGATACCTCAAGACCTCCTGCCGGCCGACGGACGGTTCGGATCGGGGCCTGCGAAGGTCCGGAGCGAGGCACTCGAATCCCTCCTCAGCGTCGGGTCCGGCTATCTCGGCACGAGCCACAGGCGCCCGGCCGTCAAGGACGTCGTCGGTCGCATCCGGTCCGGCCTGCGTTCGCTCTATTCGCTTCCCGACGGTTACGAGGTAGTGCTGGGTGTCGGTGGTGCCACTGCTTTTTGGGATGTCGCGGTGTTCGGGCTGATTGAAGAGCGCAGCGAGCACCTCGTGTTCGGCGAGTTCTCGGGCAAGTTCGCGGCCTCGGTGGCGAGGGCCCCACATCTGCGAGACCCCCTCATCGTCGAGTCGCCTCCGGGCACCCATCCGCAGGTCGCTCCAGACCCATCGGTTGACACGTATGCCTTAACTCACAACGAGACGACTACGGGTGTGATGATGCCGGTCGGGCGGCCGGACGCGCCGGGGATCGTCGTGGTCGACGCCACTTCTGCCGCGGGGGCGATGCCGGTCGAAGCGGGGGAGTTCGACGTCTATTACTTCTCGCCGCAGAAGGCCTTTGGTTCGGAGGGCGGTCTGTGGGTGGCACTGATGTCCCCTGCCGCGCTCCGCAGGGCCGAGTCGATCGATGATTCCGGCCGTTATGCGCCCCCTTTCCTCGACCTGCCGGCCGCAATCGACAATTCTCGCAAGGATCAGACCGTGAACACCCCGGCTCTCGCCACCCTGTTCCTCCTGGCCGGGCAGATTGAGTGGATGATCGAGCGAGGCGGGCTGGCCTGGTCCGCCGGTCGAGCCGTGGAGAACGCAGCTGCCGTGTACGGATGGGCCGAATCGGTTCCGTATGCCGATCCCTTCGTGGCCGAGCCGGCGGAGAGGTCACCGGTCACGGCAACCATCGATTTCGTTGGGGTCGACGCGCTCGCGTTGGCCGCGATCCTGCGCTCGAACGGCATTGTCGATGTGGAGCCGTACCGCAAACTCGGTCGGAATCAGCTACGGATCGGCATGTGGCCTTCGATCCCCATCGAAGACATCGAGGCGTTGATCGCTTCGATCGGCTACGTCGTCTCGGCTCTCGACTCCTGA
- a CDS encoding LapA family protein, giving the protein MSKNSDDWDDFAVAGVGPVSEPASEPPRQVHDDGTGVRWSLIASLVLVAALAVLAAQNTQRVTLNFLGWDGRAPLIAIILGTAVVAVLFDEAVGFIWRRRRRKTLAERRELERLRAERLSD; this is encoded by the coding sequence GTGAGCAAGAACTCCGATGATTGGGACGACTTCGCAGTTGCCGGCGTGGGTCCGGTCTCCGAACCGGCCTCGGAGCCACCGCGCCAGGTTCACGACGACGGGACCGGAGTCCGCTGGAGCCTGATCGCGAGTCTCGTGCTCGTTGCCGCGCTCGCCGTGCTGGCCGCGCAGAACACTCAACGGGTTACCCTCAACTTTCTGGGCTGGGACGGCAGAGCCCCTTTGATTGCCATCATCCTCGGCACCGCAGTTGTGGCGGTACTCTTCGATGAGGCAGTCGGTTTCATTTGGCGGCGCCGGCGCCGCAAGACCCTGGCCGAACGGAGGGAACTCGAGCGCCTCCGCGCCGAGCGCCTCTCAGATTGA
- a CDS encoding lamin tail domain-containing protein → MFRSLLVALILLGAACSESVDAEAGSAASAGPPDGIPALVVEVVDGDSLVARIDGARHRIRLIGINAPETDECFGPEAREQLEFLTLNQTVTLVEDAEPLDQYGRLLRYLYRGDTLVNLELVADGFAMSRPYEPNTSLLSDLDRAQDLAIATGKGMWAVAACTVTSELRIDSIRADASGRDDENLNDEWIEIANTGRRPVSLTGWSIRDAGSTHRYSFPSDFTIGGSTTVRISTGCGTDGRDHLYWCASGPVWNNSGDVGFLVDPEGRIAGRLEY, encoded by the coding sequence GTGTTCCGCAGTCTCCTCGTGGCCCTGATTCTGCTCGGTGCCGCGTGCTCGGAATCCGTCGACGCGGAAGCAGGTAGCGCAGCGTCGGCCGGGCCTCCGGACGGAATACCGGCGCTGGTCGTAGAAGTCGTCGACGGGGACAGCCTGGTCGCCCGGATCGACGGTGCCCGGCACAGAATCCGTTTGATCGGTATCAACGCACCGGAAACCGACGAGTGCTTCGGGCCGGAGGCCCGGGAACAACTCGAGTTTCTGACTCTGAATCAGACGGTAACACTCGTGGAGGACGCCGAACCGCTGGATCAGTACGGGAGGTTGCTGCGGTACCTGTACAGGGGGGACACGCTGGTCAACCTGGAACTCGTGGCGGACGGGTTTGCGATGTCACGCCCCTACGAGCCGAACACGTCACTCCTTTCCGACCTCGACCGGGCCCAGGATCTTGCCATTGCGACCGGAAAGGGAATGTGGGCAGTTGCGGCGTGCACGGTGACGAGCGAACTCAGAATCGATTCGATCCGTGCAGATGCATCCGGACGCGACGACGAGAACCTCAACGACGAATGGATCGAGATCGCGAATACCGGCCGGAGGCCGGTCTCGCTCACCGGGTGGTCGATCCGCGACGCTGGGTCCACGCACCGGTACTCATTCCCGTCCGACTTCACGATCGGCGGCTCAACCACCGTCCGGATCTCCACCGGCTGCGGAACCGACGGAAGGGACCACCTCTACTGGTGCGCCTCGGGGCCCGTTTGGAACAACTCCGGCGATGTGGGTTTCCTCGTCGACCCGGAAGGCAGAATCGCCGGCCGCCTCGAATACTGA